A stretch of DNA from Pseudorca crassidens isolate mPseCra1 chromosome X, mPseCra1.hap1, whole genome shotgun sequence:
ATCTTCCGCCAGGAGGCCGCGCAGGAGGTCCAACGCGGGGCCGCGCAAGCTCTCCAccagcctcctcctcctctccctctcagaCACGTGGCGCCACAGGTGCAGCGTGTGGCTGGCCTGCTCCAGCCAGCTCTCAGAGGACCCTTCCCCGTGGCCCGGCTCTTCCATCCCAGAGAAGGTTCCCAGCTCCTGGTAGCCCATGCTGTCCAGCACGGGCTGCAAGGCCTGCCTCCACTGCTGGGTCCCGGGCCCTGCCTCACCCATGGCGCCTGCCGCTGTCACAACTGCTTCCTCAGGCTCAGCCATTGCCCCGCCCGTGGGTCCTGCCATACTCAGAAGTCCTGCCACgcctgcaacatttctgtaacctgcagctccttcctcatCTGACTCAGCTCCTGCTTCACCTTCAGCTCCTGCTTGACCCTCAGCTCCTGCTTCACCCTCAGCTCCTTCCggacctgcagctccttcctcacctgcagctccctcctcacctgcagctccctcctcaccttcagctccctcctcaccttcagctccctcctcacctgaagctcctgcctcacctgcagctccctcctcacctgcagctccttcctcatCTGACTCAGCTCCTGCTTGACCCTCAGCTCCTGCTTGACCCTCAGCTCCTTCCggacctgcagctccttcctcaccttcagctccctcctcaccttcagctccctcctcaccttcagctccttCCTCATCTGACACTCCTGCTTCACCTTCAGCTCCTGCTTGACCCTCAGATCTTTCCCCACCTGCAGCTCCTGCCTCACCTgaggctccctcctcacctgcagctccttccGCACCTGCATCTCCTgcctcaccttcagctccctcctcacctgcagctccttcctcacCTGCATCTCCTgcctcaccttcagctccctcctcacctgaagctccctcctcacctgcacctccctcaccttcagctccctcctcaccttcagctccctcctcacctgcagctcccttctcacctgcacctccctcctcaccttcatctccctcctcacctgcagctcccttctcacctgcacctccctcctcacctgcagctccctcctcacctgcagctccctcttcaccttcagctccctcctcacctgcagctcccttctcacctgcacctccctcctcaccttcagctccctcctcacctgaagctccttcctcacctgcagctccctcctcacctgcagctccctcctcacctaaGGCTTCCTCCTCACCTGTGTCTCCCTCCATACCTGCGACTCCCGCCTCCCCTGCAGCTTCCTCCTCCCCTGCAGTTCCTGAGTGACCTGCAGTTCCTGCCTCACCCGCCCTGCCAACCACTGCTTGTCCCTGGGGCTGCGCAGGGCAATTGGGTCTATCCTGTGAATCAGCATCAGGGGCCTGGGGCAGGCAGACCACAGACCAGGGCCCTCCCTTGCCTGGTATTTGCCGGGGGAGCAAGCTTCGATTTAAACACTCAGCAAACTCGACCAGGGCAACACTCGACCCCAGCTCCTTTCTGTAGACCTTGCCCAGCACTCGGTACCTGCCCAGGGAATGCAGGGCAGCCTGCACAGCCTCCTGGAATTCCTGGTCTTTGCAGTCATCTGGGATTCCCAGGATGAGCAGAGATCGCTGAGCGTTCACGCCCATCGACCTGCACCAGTCCCGCAATACCGCCAGAGCCATCGCCATCTTCGAGGACCTGAGGGTGGGGGGAAGCGATCAAACAAGTGTGCACAGGCTGTTGAAGTGTGGGAATCGGCCTGTGGGTGCAAAGAGGAGAGAATCATGTTTGTGCCACACAGCCCACCCTAGTGCCCCTCACAGCAGCAGCCTGGAGCACCTCCCTGCCCTGTTTGGTTTGTTTGACTTTAGGaaactttttttataaattacatttatttacaaGATAGaaggctagggacttccctggtggcgcagtggttaagaatccacctgccagtgcaggggacacaggttcgatccctggtccgggaagatcccacaagccgcggagcaactaaccccacgcgccacaaccactgacccagcgctctagagcccacgagccacaactactgagtccacgtgacacaactactgaagcccacatgcctggagcccgtgctctgcaacaagagaagccaccgtaatgagaggcctgcgcaccgcaacgaagagtagcccccgctcgctgcacctagagaaagcccgcgcagcaacaaagacccaacgcagcccaaagtaaaaataaaatttaaaaataataacaaaagagcACTTGTTGCGTACGActcaagaaacaataataaaataaaataaaatattttttttaaaaaagacagatagaAGGCTCGTCACCTTTTCTACATTTCTGGCCTCAGTTTTAGGAAGCTGCCTTTTTCCCAAGGAATTTTTCAAGTCTTCCAATTTGTTAGCATAAACATTTCCATAATGTCCCATAATATTCCCCTATATCCTCTTTGTTAATGTACATCTGATCCGTAACGTTGGCCCTCTTTCATTCCTCATATTGGGGATCAGCGTTCTTTCTATTTTTCCGTGATTCATCGTTCTAGGACTTTCTCGGTTTCCTTGCTCTTTTGAAAGAAGCGCGTGGCTTTGTTCACCGTGTCCATAATTTGCTTTCTATCACTGATTTCCTCTCTTAGCTCTCTTATTACTtcattttatgtttcctttgctcttcttcttctagcATCTCTCAATGGACTGTTAGCTCACTGATTTTATGTCCTGACTCTTTTCTAACAGAAGCATTTAGAGGAATACAGTTTCCTCCTG
This window harbors:
- the LOC137217602 gene encoding paraneoplastic antigen Ma6E-like, with protein sequence MAMALAVLRDWCRSMGVNAQRSLLILGIPDDCKDQEFQEAVQAALHSLGRYRVLGKVYRKELGSSVALVEFAECLNRSLLPRQIPGKGGPWSVVCLPQAPDADSQDRPNCPAQPQGQAVVGRAGEAGTAGHSGTAGEEEAAGEAGVAGMEGDTGEEEALGEEGAAGEEGAAGEEGASGEEGAEGEEGGAGEKGAAGEEGAEGEEGAAGEEGAAGEEGGAGEEGAEGEEGAAGPEGAEGQAGAEGQAGAESDEEGAAGEEGAEGEEGAEGEEGAAGEEGAAGEEGAAGPEGAEGEAGAEGQAGAEGEAGAESDEEGAAGYRNVAGVAGLLSMAGPTGGAMAEPEEAVVTAAGAMGEAGPGTQQWRQALQPVLDSMGYQELGTFSGMEEPGHGEGSSESWLEQASHTLHLWRHVSERERRRRLVESLRGPALDLLRGLLAEDPELAAQDCLAALVQVFGNKDPRGGARLKFVTCAQRPQETLSAYVMRLEGLLQSALEKGAIHPAMADQARARQVLLRARLNDTLRDTLRRRRLMRRPPGFAGMLRLIQKTEAWDADPASREHFPGQEEARVDVGVLAAAAQAAPAHEAITAGTTAHGTKASPAGEDITAQAARSKEGSAEDHPAREEASAAVAGTAKAGEAAPEDHGATRAAPEDHGAARAAPGPGETSNASTATQEDGSAAAPAGLGQAGPSDAPGVPMPGRMGSASPVAPGGPGWEPEGLAQAGRQEAEETPEEGLKPTPKEPGNEDRAAEMSPPVSTSGQ